In the genome of Cryptomeria japonica chromosome 8, Sugi_1.0, whole genome shotgun sequence, one region contains:
- the LOC131046823 gene encoding protein DMR6-LIKE OXYGENASE 1, with product MDHSIQIINHGVPETLMKNMMDIAKEFFEMPVEDRVCLYSEDPRQDVRVSTSFNVTKDEVFEWKDYLRHPCHPLEEFINSWPQKPALYRDVAGKYCKEIRGLVLRLLAAISEALGQDSDYLNTIFGKHSQTMHVNYYPACPNPDLTLGVAPHSDTRGITVLTQGDVSGLQVLKDGKWVAVEPIPNAFVVNVADQIQVVSNGRFKSVMHRAVTNTSTARISIPTFYGPSLDTSIAPAASMVDKEHPALYREYKFEEYMKASWSKGVKVRSILDRFKIEISP from the exons ATGGATCATTCTATTCAGATCATTAACCATGGAGTGCCAGAAACTTTGATGAAAAACATGATGGACATTGCCAAAGAGTTTTTTGAAATGCCTGTGGAAGACAGGGTCTGTCTATATTCAGAGGACCCACGGCAGGATGTCAGGGTTTCTACAAGCTTTAATGTCACCAAAGATGAAGTCTTTGAGTGGAAGGATTATCTAAGACACCCATGTCATCCTCTGGAGGAATTTATTAATTCATGGCCTCAAAAGCCTGCACTTTACAG AGATGTTGCAGGCAAGTATTGCAAGGAGATAAGAGGACTGGTTCTAAGGCTTCTGGCTGCAATTTCTGAAGCTCTTGGACAAGATTCTGATTATTTGAACACAATCTTTGGAAAGCATAGCCAGACAATGCACGTAAATTACTATCCTGCATGCCCAAATCCAGATCTTACCTTGGGTGTAGCACCTCATTCAGATACACGTGGCATTACTGTTCTGACGCAAGGAGATGTGAGTGGCCTGCAAGTGCTGAAAGATGGGAAATGGGTTGCAGTAGAACCAATACCCAATGCCTTTGTGGTGAATGTGGCTGATCAAATTCAG GTTGTAAGCAATGGAAGATTCAAAAGCGTCATGCACAGGGCTGTAACGAATACAAGCACTGCACGTATATCTATTCCCACCTTCTATGGGCCTTCCTTGGATACCTCCATTGCTCCTGCAGCATCCATGGTGGATAAGGAGCATCCGGCTCTATACAGAGAATATAAATTTGAAGAATACATGAAAGCATCCTGGAGCAAAGGTGTGAAGGTCAGGAGCATTTTGGATCGCTTCAAAATCGAAATCAGTCCATGA